A genomic window from Equus caballus isolate H_3958 breed thoroughbred chromosome 5, TB-T2T, whole genome shotgun sequence includes:
- the PCP4L1 gene encoding Purkinje cell protein 4 like 1, whose product MSELNTKTSPATNQAPGPEEKGKAGNAKKAEEEEEIDIDLTAPETEKAALAIQGKFRRFQKRKKDPSS is encoded by the exons CTTAATACCAAAACATCCCCAGCAACCAACCAGGCACCTGGCCCAGAGGAAAAGG GGAAAGCTGGCAATGCCAAgaaggctgaggaggaggaggagatcgACATTGATCTGACGGCTCCAGAAACAGAGAAGGCTGCCCTTGCTATTCAGGGCAAGTTCCGGCgattccagaaaaggaaaaaggatccCAGCTCCTGA